One part of the Eulemur rufifrons isolate Redbay chromosome 16, OSU_ERuf_1, whole genome shotgun sequence genome encodes these proteins:
- the C1QTNF6 gene encoding complement C1q tumor necrosis factor-related protein 6 — protein MGIATLGPLWAALLLPLLVFGVPTEEPTSGETVASTPTGGCRRCCDSLAPADAADVSPASPSALPYLLPEVRPYINITILKGDKGDRGPLGTPGKLGKEGPRGDRGPQGTKGSKGQMGSPGAPCRTRFSAFSVGRKAALHSSEGFQPLLFDTVFVNPDGHFDMAAGRFVAPLRGLYFFSLNVHSWNFKETYVHVVHNEEAAVILYAQPSDRSIMQSQSVMLALAPGDHVWVRLFKRERENAVYSDDVDTYITFSGHLIKPEDD, from the exons ATGGGGATAGCCACCCTGGGTCCCCTCTGGGCTGCACTCCTGCTCCCTCTTTTGGTGTTCGGGGTCCCCACAGAAGAGCCCACCTCCGGGGAAACTGTGGCCTCCACCCCCACTGGGGGCTGCCGACGGTGCTGTGACTCCCTGGCTCCTGCCGATGCTGCTGATGTGTCCCCAGCCTCTCCGTCCGCCCTCCCATATCTCCTGCCTGAGGTCAGGCCGTACATTAACATCACCATCCTGAAGG GTGACAAAGGGGACCGAGGCCCATTGGGCACACCAGGGAAGCTGGGCAAGGAGGGTCCCCGGGGGGACCGTGGCCCACAGGGCACCAAGGGCTCTAAGGGGCAGATGGGCAGCCCGGGTGCCCCGTGCCGGACGCGCTTCTCGGCCTTCTCGGTGGGCCGCAAGGCGGCCCTGCACAGCAGCGAGGGCTTCCAGCCGCTGCTCTTTGACACGGTCTTCGTGAACCCCGACGGGCACTTCGACATGGCCGCGGGCCGCTTTGTGGCCCCCCTGCGCGGCCTCTACTTCTTCAGCCTCAACGTGCACAGCTGGAACTTCAAGGAGACCTACGTGCACGTCGTGCACAACGAGGAGGCGGCCGTCATCCTGTACGCGCAGCCCAGCGACCGCAGCATCATGCAGAGCCAGAGCGTGATGCTGGCCCTGGCGCCCGGCGACCATGTCTGGGTGCGGCTGTTCAAGCGCGAGCGTGAGAACGCTGTCTACAGCGACGACGTCGACACCTACATCACTTTCAGCGGCCACCTCATCAAGCCAGAGGACGACTGA